A window from Deinococcus detaillensis encodes these proteins:
- a CDS encoding ABC transporter permease, whose protein sequence is MTTLPVVKTAPAAKTRSVAWRRFSRDRAALTGLVICILIVLAALLAPWLSPHDPNFQFPDGLSLEGAPQSPSRTFLLGTDLLGRDLLSRLLWGARASLLVGVLANGLAVIIGVLLGALGGLWRGVVGTLIMRFTDVMMAFPVLLLAIALTAILRPSLWIVTLVIALLNWVAVARVIYAQVVSLREREFVEAAQAVGASGTRVLFRHVAPHLLPTALVWGSLGIGTTVLLEATLSFLGVGVQPPTPSWGGIINESQSYLTTAPWLVLFPGAAILLTSLGFNLLGEGLRDALDPNGNG, encoded by the coding sequence GTGACCACGCTGCCCGTCGTCAAAACCGCGCCCGCTGCAAAAACGCGCTCGGTGGCCTGGCGGCGCTTCTCACGTGACCGGGCCGCCTTGACCGGACTCGTCATCTGCATTTTGATCGTGCTGGCCGCGCTGCTGGCTCCCTGGCTTTCGCCACACGATCCCAATTTTCAGTTCCCTGACGGCCTCTCTCTGGAGGGTGCACCCCAGTCGCCCAGCCGCACCTTTCTGCTGGGCACCGACCTGCTAGGGCGCGATCTGCTCTCGCGGCTGCTGTGGGGGGCGCGGGCGTCTCTCTTGGTGGGCGTGCTCGCCAACGGGCTGGCGGTCATCATCGGCGTGCTGCTGGGCGCACTCGGCGGACTGTGGCGCGGTGTGGTTGGCACCCTGATCATGCGCTTTACCGACGTGATGATGGCCTTCCCAGTGCTGCTCCTCGCCATCGCTCTGACCGCCATCCTGCGCCCCAGCTTGTGGATCGTGACTTTGGTGATCGCGCTGCTCAACTGGGTGGCGGTGGCGCGGGTCATCTATGCGCAGGTCGTTTCGCTACGCGAGCGCGAATTCGTGGAAGCGGCGCAGGCGGTGGGCGCGTCCGGCACCCGGGTTCTGTTCCGACATGTCGCGCCGCACCTGCTGCCCACCGCGCTGGTGTGGGGGTCGCTGGGCATCGGCACCACCGTACTGTTAGAAGCCACGCTGTCCTTTCTGGGTGTGGGCGTGCAGCCGCCGACGCCGAGTTGGGGCGGCATCATCAATGAGTCACAGAGTTACCTGACCACCGCGCCCTGGCTGGTGCTGTTTCCCGGCGCGGCCATTTTGCTCACCTCGCTGGGCTTCAATCTGCTGGGCGAGGGCCTGCGCGACGCGCTCGATCCCAACGGGAACGGCTGA
- a CDS encoding zinc-dependent alcohol dehydrogenase family protein produces the protein MTTMRGVVLPGERQFEFRDLPIPRPQAGQVLVRMKASSLCGSDLRAIYRPKDQGHGPEAYRGVIAGHEPCGVVEEVGLGVKTFAPGDRVVLYHIAGCGACDDCRAGYMISCTSPQRAAYGWQRDGGHAPYLLAEERTLVRLSDSLSYVDGAIIACGFGTAFAACERAAVSGKDRVLITGLGPVGLSVALLCRALGAEVVGVEGVAERRELARSLGFEQIAEPGEDALEQLMALSGQRGFEVAFDCSGVASARHLCLEAARTWGRVVLVGEGGTLNFEPSPLLIHKQLSLLGSWVCSIGQMQRLVELLERWKLHPEVTVTHRFTLEQAQSAYETFDTGKTGKVVIVWDD, from the coding sequence ATGACGACAATGCGGGGCGTGGTGCTGCCGGGTGAGCGGCAATTCGAATTTCGTGATCTGCCCATTCCTCGGCCGCAGGCCGGTCAGGTGCTGGTGAGGATGAAGGCGTCGAGCTTGTGTGGCAGCGACCTCAGGGCCATTTACCGGCCCAAGGATCAGGGACATGGCCCCGAGGCGTACCGGGGCGTGATCGCCGGACATGAACCCTGCGGCGTGGTGGAGGAGGTAGGGCTGGGCGTGAAAACCTTTGCACCGGGCGATAGGGTGGTGCTGTATCACATCGCCGGATGCGGGGCCTGCGACGATTGCCGCGCCGGATACATGATCTCATGTACCTCGCCGCAGCGGGCCGCTTACGGCTGGCAGCGCGACGGCGGCCACGCGCCGTACCTGCTGGCCGAGGAGCGCACCCTCGTCCGGCTGTCCGACTCGCTCAGCTACGTGGACGGAGCCATCATCGCCTGCGGGTTCGGCACCGCTTTTGCCGCCTGCGAGCGGGCCGCCGTCTCTGGAAAAGACCGGGTGCTGATCACCGGACTTGGCCCAGTGGGACTGAGTGTGGCCCTACTCTGCCGCGCCCTCGGTGCCGAGGTGGTGGGCGTCGAGGGCGTCGCAGAACGGCGTGAACTGGCCCGCTCGCTGGGCTTTGAACAGATCGCCGAACCCGGTGAGGACGCCTTGGAGCAGTTGATGGCACTCAGCGGGCAGCGCGGCTTTGAAGTGGCCTTCGATTGCTCGGGCGTAGCGTCAGCGCGGCACCTGTGCTTGGAGGCGGCAAGGACGTGGGGACGGGTGGTGCTGGTGGGCGAGGGCGGCACCCTCAATTTTGAGCCCAGCCCGCTGCTGATTCACAAGCAGCTGAGCCTGCTGGGGTCGTGGGTGTGCAGCATTGGGCAAATGCAGCGCTTGGTGGAGTTGCTGGAGCGCTGGAAGCTGCACCCTGAAGTCACGGTGACGCACCGCTTCACGCTGGAACAAGCCCAGAGCGCTTACGAAACCTTCGATACTGGCAAGACTGGCAAAGTGGTGATCGTCTGGGACGACTGA
- a CDS encoding ABC transporter permease, whose product MLPFAASRVMQSLFVLLIASVMTFSLIFLLPADPARLVAGPSASVQTVNSIRRELGLDQPFAAQYAQYLGKLLQGDLGRSYKQQSSVRELLASRIWPTTQLMLGAIALELLLGLPLGIWAALRRGRWPDRVVMGFAFLGASAPQFWLGLSLVYLLAYGLNLFPLGGYGGLSHLFLPALTLGLGGAGWYARVIRSSLLEVLARDYVRTARAKGLSPSRVVIRHALRNAVPPIISMIGLDIGVFMGGVVVVESVFGWPGLGRLVWDAIRVVDLPVIVGVVIFSAVVITLANLLADLVQLVIDPRIRYS is encoded by the coding sequence ATGCTGCCGTTCGCCGCCTCGCGGGTGATGCAGAGCTTGTTTGTGCTGCTGATCGCCTCGGTGATGACCTTCAGCTTGATTTTTTTGCTGCCTGCCGACCCAGCCCGCTTGGTCGCCGGGCCGAGCGCCAGCGTTCAGACCGTCAACAGCATCCGGCGCGAGCTGGGATTAGATCAGCCGTTCGCCGCCCAGTACGCGCAGTACCTCGGGAAGTTGCTGCAAGGCGATCTGGGCCGCTCCTACAAGCAGCAGTCCAGCGTGCGCGAGTTGCTGGCCTCGCGCATCTGGCCGACCACTCAACTGATGCTGGGGGCCATCGCCCTGGAGCTGCTGCTCGGCCTGCCGCTGGGCATCTGGGCAGCGCTCAGGCGCGGGCGCTGGCCCGACCGGGTGGTGATGGGCTTCGCCTTTCTGGGAGCCTCTGCGCCGCAGTTCTGGCTGGGCCTGAGCTTAGTCTACTTGCTGGCTTACGGCCTGAACCTCTTTCCGCTGGGCGGCTACGGCGGACTGTCGCACCTGTTCTTGCCCGCCCTTACCCTTGGGCTGGGCGGCGCGGGCTGGTACGCACGGGTGATCCGCTCCAGTTTGCTGGAGGTGCTGGCCCGCGATTATGTCCGCACCGCCCGCGCCAAAGGCCTATCACCCTCACGGGTGGTGATTCGCCACGCCCTGCGCAACGCCGTACCGCCCATCATCAGCATGATCGGATTGGATATCGGCGTGTTCATGGGCGGGGTGGTGGTGGTGGAAAGCGTCTTCGGTTGGCCGGGCTTAGGGCGACTCGTCTGGGACGCCATCCGGGTGGTCGATCTTCCGGTCATCGTGGGGGTTGTCATCTTCAGCGCCGTCGTCATCACGCTTGCCAACCTGCTGGCCGACCTCGTTCAGCTCGTCATTGATCCGCGTATTCGCTACTCGTAG
- a CDS encoding ABC transporter substrate-binding protein: MKTLTTTALLGLTLLLGGALAAPGGNITVSYKDDVTTLDPAVGYDYQNWPMEKMVFDALLDYKPGSTTLTPRLAAKMPDVSKDGKTYTFTLRKGVKFQNGRVMTADDVKYTLERVLNPKTKSPGQSFYTGIAGAQAFVDGKAKAVSGITVLAPDKLRITLDAPNAAFLNIMAMNFAFIVPKEAVASAGEDFGHKPVGTGPFTLKLWVNGQQLVFERNPNYFMPGLPQLASVTVKVGLDPSVAYLSLQRGEIDLLGDGIPPAQFLQVTRDPKLKASVVSKTSVNTTYLSLNTGIKPLNDLRVRQAINMAVDKTKILRIINGRGEIAKGVLPPLMPGYDKTEAGYAYDPVKAKALLAAAGLKSGFDTTLYTTSTDPNPRIAQSIQQDLAQIGVRVQLKSLAQSSVIDAAGTPKTAAMVWSGGLAWTQDYPDPSDFYWPILSCKSAVQGGWNWPFICDKALDARADKADRMVAPAQQAARLKEYASIFAAMNKQAAWVPVFHEVRYTMKSDRLVGSVDDLLDPTHFINYERLSVK, from the coding sequence ATGAAAACACTGACCACAACGGCGCTCCTCGGTTTGACCCTTTTGCTCGGCGGCGCTCTGGCCGCGCCGGGCGGCAACATCACCGTCTCTTACAAAGATGACGTGACCACCCTCGACCCAGCAGTGGGCTACGACTACCAAAACTGGCCGATGGAGAAGATGGTCTTCGACGCTCTGCTGGACTACAAACCCGGCTCCACGACGCTGACGCCGCGCCTGGCCGCCAAGATGCCGGACGTTTCCAAAGACGGCAAGACGTATACCTTCACCCTGCGCAAAGGCGTCAAGTTCCAGAACGGGCGGGTGATGACGGCGGACGACGTGAAATACACCCTGGAGCGCGTCCTCAACCCCAAAACCAAGAGTCCGGGCCAGAGCTTTTACACCGGGATCGCGGGCGCACAGGCGTTCGTGGACGGCAAGGCCAAGGCGGTCTCGGGCATCACCGTGCTGGCCCCTGACAAGCTGCGGATCACGCTGGACGCGCCCAACGCCGCTTTCCTCAACATCATGGCCATGAACTTCGCTTTCATCGTACCCAAGGAGGCGGTCGCCAGCGCCGGAGAGGATTTTGGCCACAAGCCCGTCGGCACCGGGCCGTTTACCCTCAAGTTGTGGGTCAACGGACAGCAGCTCGTGTTTGAACGCAATCCCAATTACTTCATGCCGGGCTTGCCGCAACTTGCCAGCGTCACCGTCAAGGTCGGCCTCGACCCCAGCGTGGCTTACCTCAGCCTCCAGCGCGGCGAGATCGATCTGCTCGGTGACGGCATTCCGCCCGCTCAGTTTCTGCAAGTCACCCGTGATCCTAAGCTCAAGGCCAGCGTGGTGTCCAAGACTTCAGTCAACACCACCTACCTGAGCCTCAACACCGGCATCAAGCCGCTCAACGACCTGCGGGTGCGTCAGGCCATTAACATGGCAGTCGACAAAACCAAGATTTTGCGGATCATCAACGGGCGCGGTGAGATTGCCAAAGGCGTGCTGCCGCCGCTGATGCCCGGCTACGACAAGACTGAAGCGGGGTACGCTTACGACCCGGTTAAAGCCAAAGCGCTGCTGGCGGCGGCGGGCCTGAAGTCCGGCTTCGACACCACGCTCTACACCACCTCCACCGACCCAAATCCGCGTATCGCCCAGAGCATCCAGCAAGACCTCGCCCAGATCGGCGTGCGGGTACAGCTCAAGAGCCTGGCTCAGAGCAGCGTGATCGACGCGGCGGGTACGCCCAAGACGGCGGCGATGGTCTGGTCAGGCGGGCTGGCCTGGACGCAGGACTATCCCGATCCCAGTGATTTTTACTGGCCGATCTTGTCGTGCAAAAGTGCGGTGCAGGGCGGCTGGAACTGGCCTTTCATCTGTGACAAAGCGCTGGACGCCCGCGCCGACAAAGCCGATAGGATGGTGGCCCCGGCTCAGCAAGCGGCCCGCCTGAAAGAATACGCCAGCATTTTCGCCGCCATGAACAAGCAGGCCGCGTGGGTGCCAGTCTTCCACGAGGTGCGCTACACCATGAAGTCTGATCGTCTGGTGGGCAGCGTGGACGATCTGCTTGACCCGACGCACTTCATCAATTACGAGCGGCTGTCGGTCAAATAA
- a CDS encoding TIM barrel protein, whose product MTEQKIHFGNAPCSWGTIEGFGAGVPAVQMLDELVQAGYSGTELGDYGYLPTDLADLRAALTSRHLTMLGAYEGVYLRDPAAHAEGEARVLRVARQLAAVADLGDPNWQPLVVLADEHSRDVARSGNAGRITADLSLDEEGWTHFAQGAERISRAVREQTGLRTVFHHHCGGYVETPAEIAEFLARTDPDLIGLVYDTGHALYGSGGSDPATVLDLLNTHRKRIWYVHFKDMSAEVAAKARQIGMAYKDAVGAGVFCELGQGVVPFGAVLNALHASSYRGWVTVEQDVLPGMGEPLVSATANREYLRSLEAPSVSE is encoded by the coding sequence ATGACCGAACAGAAAATTCATTTTGGCAACGCGCCGTGCTCCTGGGGCACCATTGAGGGCTTCGGAGCGGGCGTTCCTGCTGTGCAGATGCTGGACGAACTGGTGCAGGCCGGGTACAGCGGCACCGAACTTGGCGACTACGGTTACCTGCCTACCGACTTGGCCGACTTGCGAGCGGCCCTGACCTCTCGGCACCTAACCATGCTGGGCGCTTACGAGGGTGTGTATCTGCGCGACCCCGCTGCCCACGCCGAGGGAGAAGCGCGGGTGCTGCGGGTGGCGCGTCAGCTGGCGGCGGTGGCCGATCTGGGCGACCCCAACTGGCAGCCGCTGGTGGTATTGGCTGATGAACACAGCCGCGACGTGGCCCGCTCCGGGAATGCTGGACGCATCACCGCAGACCTTTCGCTGGATGAAGAAGGCTGGACACATTTCGCTCAGGGAGCCGAACGGATCTCCAGAGCGGTGCGGGAGCAGACCGGATTAAGGACGGTGTTTCACCACCACTGCGGCGGCTATGTAGAAACGCCCGCCGAAATCGCTGAGTTTCTGGCCCGCACCGACCCCGACTTGATTGGGCTGGTCTACGACACCGGGCACGCGCTGTACGGCAGTGGTGGCAGCGACCCGGCCACCGTTTTGGATCTGCTTAACACCCACCGGAAGCGCATCTGGTACGTGCATTTCAAAGATATGAGCGCCGAGGTGGCAGCCAAAGCGCGGCAAATTGGCATGGCCTACAAGGACGCGGTGGGCGCGGGCGTCTTCTGCGAACTTGGTCAGGGCGTGGTGCCGTTTGGGGCAGTGCTAAACGCTCTGCACGCCAGCAGTTATCGGGGCTGGGTCACAGTGGAGCAAGACGTGTTGCCGGGTATGGGCGAGCCGCTGGTGAGCGCTACGGCCAACCGAGAGTATCTGCGGAGCTTGGAAGCCCCTTCGGTGTCCGAGTGA
- the iolC gene encoding 5-dehydro-2-deoxygluconokinase, producing the protein MSDQVQAVELFTLGRCSIDLYSNNVGAAFPDIQQFNAYLGGSPLNIAVGASRLGVKAALLTAVGEDQVGDFVLAGLEREKVDTRYIPRKPGTRTPAVLLAILPPDKFPITFYRDNPADTQLSIADVSAAPIEQARALVINGSALAREPSRSATLSAARRAKSAGVTVYLDLDFRADQWPDPMAFGLNVRAVLRDVDVILGTEEEINAALLTNSSQVVVKHSQYTAPEIAGDLEANTTALLAEVGVVIRKEGARGCTVFERGRSPLPVLGFPVEIISVLGAGDAFAGGLIAGRLRGLNWQEAARLGNACGAVVVGEIGCSHFAPTWDEAQAVINRQSIQRPISKENKS; encoded by the coding sequence GTGAGCGACCAAGTCCAAGCCGTAGAACTGTTCACGCTGGGCCGCTGCTCCATCGATTTGTATTCCAACAATGTCGGCGCGGCCTTCCCTGACATTCAGCAGTTCAATGCTTATCTGGGCGGCAGCCCGCTGAATATCGCGGTGGGAGCCAGCCGTCTCGGCGTCAAGGCAGCTCTGCTGACGGCGGTGGGCGAAGATCAGGTGGGCGACTTCGTACTGGCGGGCTTGGAGCGCGAGAAAGTGGACACCCGCTATATACCGCGCAAGCCCGGCACCCGCACGCCCGCCGTGCTGCTGGCGATCTTGCCGCCCGACAAATTCCCAATCACCTTTTACCGTGACAACCCGGCAGACACCCAGCTCAGCATCGCGGATGTGTCGGCGGCTCCCATCGAGCAGGCCCGTGCTCTGGTCATCAACGGCTCGGCGCTGGCGCGGGAGCCCAGCCGCTCGGCCACCCTCAGCGCCGCTCGGCGAGCTAAGTCGGCGGGCGTCACCGTTTACCTCGACCTCGACTTCCGCGCCGATCAGTGGCCCGATCCGATGGCGTTTGGGCTGAATGTTCGGGCGGTCCTGCGCGATGTGGACGTCATTTTGGGCACCGAAGAGGAGATCAACGCCGCGCTGCTGACGAACTCGTCGCAGGTCGTCGTTAAGCACAGCCAGTACACTGCGCCGGAAATCGCGGGTGACTTGGAGGCCAACACCACCGCGCTCCTCGCAGAAGTGGGCGTGGTCATCCGCAAAGAGGGAGCGCGGGGCTGCACCGTCTTCGAGCGGGGCCGCTCTCCCCTGCCCGTTTTAGGTTTTCCGGTTGAGATTATCAGTGTGCTGGGCGCGGGTGACGCCTTCGCGGGCGGGCTGATTGCCGGGCGGCTGCGCGGGCTGAACTGGCAGGAAGCCGCCCGCCTGGGCAATGCCTGCGGCGCGGTGGTGGTGGGCGAGATCGGCTGCTCGCACTTCGCGCCAACTTGGGACGAAGCTCAGGCCGTCATTAACCGTCAGTCAATCCAAAGACCGATATCCAAGGAGAACAAGTCATGA
- the iolG gene encoding inositol 2-dehydrogenase, giving the protein MKQPNPYTDAPIRFALLGAGRMGREHGQALLGLPRTRVVAVADPLPDAAQALAGLLRADQVYADPLDAIHDPQVQAVIIVTPTSTHAALIEAAAKAGKAIFCEKPVAADLVETERVMKIVQECGVPFQIGFQRRFDVAFAQAKQRIEAGELGTIEQFAATGRDPAPPPLEYLKVSGGIFLDQAIHDLDIARFLVGEVEEVIAIGDAKVDPAIAEMGDADTTTVLLKFVGGAQGVIQNSRRAVYGYDVRTEIFGSGGKFVLDATPKTPLLAYGESVKMDHYHFFMDRFKDAYRAEIAAFVASLQAGQSPNPGTHDALESLRLALACTQSLKEDRPVRVQDVQANP; this is encoded by the coding sequence ATGAAACAACCCAACCCTTACACCGACGCCCCGATTCGTTTTGCCTTGCTGGGCGCGGGGCGCATGGGCCGCGAACATGGCCAGGCGCTGCTGGGCCTGCCGAGAACTCGGGTGGTTGCGGTGGCTGATCCGCTGCCAGACGCCGCGCAGGCTCTGGCTGGGCTGCTGCGGGCCGATCAGGTTTACGCCGACCCACTGGACGCCATCCACGACCCGCAGGTGCAGGCGGTGATTATCGTGACGCCGACCAGCACCCACGCGGCACTGATTGAGGCCGCTGCTAAAGCAGGAAAAGCCATCTTCTGCGAGAAGCCTGTGGCAGCAGACCTCGTGGAAACTGAGCGGGTCATGAAAATTGTGCAGGAATGCGGCGTGCCGTTTCAGATCGGCTTCCAGCGGCGATTTGACGTGGCCTTTGCTCAGGCCAAGCAGCGCATCGAGGCGGGCGAACTCGGCACCATCGAGCAGTTTGCCGCCACTGGACGCGACCCCGCCCCGCCGCCACTGGAATATCTAAAAGTGTCGGGTGGGATTTTTCTGGATCAAGCCATTCACGACCTCGATATTGCCCGCTTCTTGGTGGGCGAGGTGGAAGAAGTTATCGCCATCGGGGACGCCAAAGTTGACCCGGCCATCGCCGAGATGGGCGACGCCGACACCACCACCGTGCTGCTCAAGTTTGTCGGCGGCGCTCAGGGCGTGATTCAGAACTCGCGCCGCGCGGTGTACGGCTACGATGTCCGCACCGAAATCTTCGGCTCCGGTGGCAAGTTCGTGCTGGACGCCACCCCCAAAACGCCGCTGCTGGCATACGGCGAGAGCGTCAAGATGGATCACTACCACTTTTTCATGGACCGCTTCAAAGACGCCTACCGCGCTGAGATCGCCGCCTTCGTCGCGTCGTTGCAGGCGGGCCAATCGCCTAATCCCGGCACCCACGACGCGCTGGAATCCTTGCGGCTGGCGCTGGCCTGCACCCAGAGTCTCAAGGAAGATCGCCCAGTGCGGGTGCAAGACGTTCAGGCTAACCCGTGA
- a CDS encoding acetamidase/formamidase family protein has product MTARPKCTIHDHHYGWDNSLAPALEVESGETIEFEVVDSGGGQFTPASTSADVTALDFSKINPVTGPVYVHGAEPGDALQVEILEFRPSGFGWTAIIPGFGLLADEFSEPYLKLWNYTDTSAEFHHGIQVPVRPFPGTIGNAPAEAGHHSVVPPRAVGGNMDIRDLTAGSTLHLPVAVKGALFSVGDTHAAQGDGEVCGTAIESAMHITLRFTLKKAAKLRTPRFSTPGPVTAHIDQKGYQVTTGIGPDLYAAAQDATRNMIELMMAEYALSAQDAYLLCSVCADLRISEIVDAPNWLVGLYLPKSIFS; this is encoded by the coding sequence ATGACCGCCAGACCAAAATGCACCATCCACGATCACCATTACGGCTGGGACAACAGCCTAGCGCCCGCTTTGGAAGTCGAGAGCGGCGAGACCATCGAATTTGAAGTCGTCGATTCCGGCGGCGGCCAGTTCACGCCCGCGTCCACCTCCGCCGACGTGACCGCGCTGGACTTCTCCAAGATCAATCCGGTCACTGGCCCGGTGTACGTCCACGGCGCAGAGCCGGGCGACGCCCTGCAAGTCGAGATTTTGGAGTTCCGGCCCTCCGGCTTCGGCTGGACGGCGATCATTCCCGGTTTCGGGCTACTAGCCGATGAATTTTCCGAGCCGTACCTCAAGCTATGGAATTACACCGACACTTCAGCGGAGTTTCATCACGGCATTCAGGTGCCGGTGCGTCCCTTTCCTGGCACCATCGGCAACGCGCCCGCTGAGGCTGGCCATCACAGCGTCGTGCCGCCGAGAGCGGTGGGCGGCAACATGGACATCCGCGATCTGACGGCAGGCAGCACCCTCCACCTGCCCGTCGCGGTCAAGGGCGCACTCTTCTCGGTGGGCGACACCCACGCGGCCCAGGGCGACGGTGAGGTGTGCGGGACGGCGATTGAATCGGCCATGCACATCACGCTGCGTTTTACCTTGAAAAAGGCTGCGAAGCTGAGAACGCCGCGCTTCTCCACGCCCGGCCCGGTCACCGCACATATCGACCAGAAGGGCTATCAGGTGACGACTGGCATCGGCCCCGACCTGTACGCCGCCGCGCAGGACGCCACCCGCAACATGATTGAGCTGATGATGGCCGAGTACGCTCTCAGCGCCCAGGACGCTTACCTGCTGTGCAGCGTGTGCGCCGACCTGCGCATCAGCGAAATTGTGGACGCCCCCAACTGGCTGGTCGGGCTGTACTTGCCAAAGAGTATTTTCAGTTAG
- the iolB gene encoding 5-deoxy-glucuronate isomerase: MNIAGTHLKPGAGGSLSVTPQSAGWTYLSFGVMTLDGASFEGNSGENEVAIVPQSGRLSVRFGEEEHDLSRVGVFEELPTVVYLPPHTHYTVSGSGTFAHGGAPATGQYPARVIRPQDIKVEMRGGANAARQVSHLLGPDQLAERLLIYEVYTPSGNWSGWPPHRHDGQHGSLYIEETYHYRIQPEHGWAIHRNYSPEDAYDEALIARDGDLILSPRGYHPVAAAPGSNVYYLNFMAGEALGGARSTPPVDEPDWAWMRQDWGGKALTLPIPVMAKP; encoded by the coding sequence GTGAACATCGCGGGAACCCATCTCAAGCCCGGCGCAGGCGGCAGCCTCAGCGTCACGCCCCAGAGCGCGGGCTGGACGTATCTTTCGTTCGGTGTGATGACGCTCGACGGCGCGAGTTTTGAGGGCAACAGCGGCGAGAACGAGGTCGCCATCGTGCCGCAATCTGGCCGTTTGAGTGTCCGTTTCGGAGAAGAAGAACACGACCTCTCCAGAGTAGGTGTCTTTGAAGAATTGCCGACGGTGGTTTACCTGCCGCCGCACACCCATTACACGGTGTCGGGCAGCGGCACCTTCGCTCACGGCGGCGCACCGGCAACCGGGCAATACCCGGCGCGAGTCATCCGGCCACAAGACATCAAAGTGGAGATGCGCGGCGGAGCCAACGCTGCTCGGCAAGTCAGCCACCTGCTCGGCCCTGACCAGTTGGCCGAGCGGCTGCTGATCTATGAGGTCTACACCCCCAGCGGCAACTGGAGCGGCTGGCCCCCGCACCGGCACGACGGCCAGCACGGCAGTCTCTACATCGAAGAAACCTACCATTACCGCATTCAACCAGAACACGGCTGGGCGATTCACCGCAATTACAGCCCTGAAGACGCCTACGACGAAGCGCTGATTGCCCGTGACGGCGACCTCATTCTCAGCCCGCGCGGGTATCATCCGGTGGCGGCGGCTCCCGGCAGCAATGTCTACTACCTCAATTTTATGGCCGGTGAAGCGCTCGGCGGGGCCAGAAGCACGCCGCCCGTGGATGAGCCGGATTGGGCTTGGATGCGCCAAGACTGGGGCGGCAAGGCGCTGACATTGCCGATTCCAGTGATGGCCAAGCCCTGA